In a single window of the Dinghuibacter silviterrae genome:
- a CDS encoding fasciclin domain-containing protein: protein MKKKLTLILLLASSCTKYPAPKGDLGPELTLSQYTAQDTNFRLYNLALQRSGMATDTTFASGGPYTIYVPMNGAMQGAGFNQQTLATYDTARLRGILEYGILNGRLSGASLTGTYSETVTCLNPLFQPELTKNYYGIFLDGVPVVKPDIPVSEGVIQATDRMVLPPTGTLMQEIDSLPELTIFGAAVRHIARFRNLLENPAPVKNNGNGTNFYGITLLAPNNSAFKDFGFPDTASIQQADSNYMYNLLYVYFFPGEYYTSDFKGGITFGGPYFNYSGNGALFSIEADGITFQSAANVQYTVQIVKPDISATNGVIHELNYILFP, encoded by the coding sequence ATGAAAAAGAAATTAACCCTGATATTACTCCTGGCGTCTTCCTGTACCAAATATCCCGCCCCCAAAGGGGACTTGGGCCCGGAGCTGACGCTCAGCCAGTACACCGCCCAGGACACCAATTTCCGGCTCTACAACCTGGCGCTCCAACGGTCCGGGATGGCAACGGACACCACGTTCGCCAGCGGGGGGCCGTATACCATCTATGTGCCCATGAACGGGGCCATGCAGGGAGCGGGGTTCAACCAGCAAACCCTTGCCACGTATGACACGGCACGGCTGCGCGGCATCCTGGAATACGGGATCTTGAACGGGCGCCTCAGCGGGGCAAGCCTGACGGGTACCTATAGCGAAACGGTCACCTGTCTGAATCCCCTGTTCCAGCCCGAATTGACGAAGAACTATTACGGCATTTTCCTGGACGGCGTCCCCGTCGTCAAACCCGATATACCCGTCTCCGAAGGGGTCATCCAGGCCACCGACCGGATGGTCCTGCCCCCTACGGGTACGCTCATGCAGGAGATAGACAGTCTTCCGGAGCTGACCATCTTTGGCGCCGCTGTCCGTCACATCGCGCGTTTCAGAAACCTTTTGGAAAATCCCGCCCCCGTCAAGAACAACGGCAACGGAACGAACTTTTACGGCATCACGTTGCTGGCGCCCAACAACAGCGCCTTCAAAGACTTCGGGTTTCCCGATACTGCTTCGATACAACAGGCGGATTCCAATTATATGTATAACCTGCTTTATGTCTACTTCTTCCCCGGGGAATATTATACAAGCGATTTCAAGGGCGGCATAACCTTCGGAGGGCCGTACTTCAATTACTCGGGTAATGGCGCGTTGTTCAGCATAGAAGCGGACGGCATCACCTTCCAGTCCGCCGCCAACGTACAATACACCGTCCAGATCGTCAAACCGGACATCTCCGCCACCAATGGAGTGATACATGAACTGAACTATATATTATTCCCATGA
- a CDS encoding TonB-dependent receptor translates to MKLSTLFLFCTGVLLSLLAAGQETGGGLTGRILDTAGAPLAGATVTAVHQPSGTHYETVTSPDGRYHLPGLRVGGPYILSVSYAGMTPRTLDIDQVRLGETLTQNIALQPAVHEVAGVVIKAASAAPRANTFGAGLNIGRDQLRTMPTATRSITDMTRLVPQGSKDNSFAGSNFRYNNVTIDGAINNDAIGFSPSLGGQTGTSNMPGSSTRNNPISLDAIEDMQVYLSPYDVTLGNFSGGSINAVTRSGTNKVTGSIYTYGRNAAITGPDNTHQEQARKMPSDFHDYQVGARVGFPIVKNKVFFFTNEELTRRVDPIQQVAGSAASGGILSLADADSIRSHMINTYGIDPGTAGVYDVYSNSNKFFNRLDWNIGRRTQLVLRNNTMHSEAINMERDQFDFRFAGIGYQQVNNQTSTVAELKTRFNNRWSNSFVAGFTSIHDFRNPLSDPSIPQVQIVGRSPGSTIFLGTDREAAIFNQKQRTIEITDNVTWNLGRHTITMGTHDELYHISYGFVNSWNGRVTYQSIEDFLANNPERVQGNYNFANNARAYILAHPGAVFNVNLYSAYLQDEVQVSDRFKVTYGLRADYDVVPSKQPLSEKTRTAVSDPNFGFSYTYTQMNQINQSYLTRPEISPRIGFRADPRGDQRVILRGGLGIFTSRIPFAWLGYAFYNNGDTYGSFDQKTDGNPPAPFAPGTDPLKPNQGQPGIAGFIANQGRIVNNPNAGQTQVDLIDNHFIMPEVLRGSFAVDYTDRFGFKYTFEALYTKTLKDVLFQQVNIKDNPTYYAYDSALNQRKQPIFGGSINPQFANAYELSNTNRGYRYSLTAQVSRKFPNGFQAMAAYTFGHSMDISNGIRNSMESNWQVNQALNPNNPGLAPSNFDLRHRIVADAGYEVTWHGHWRTSVLLFFSAQSGAPFTYGFVNYTVQNTPQQVSLAYIPRVGESVNFFQSYTDKTGQYQTAAQQAAAFDAFIDSSPYLRSRRGDFTQRNAVTTPWNNDLDFHFGQEFGLGGSRVVSFTLDILNLTNLLDPNWGRVYFVPNTYNSTASVGLIPYIPARVSQGYPIYQFINPGKPYSVDFMASRWQMQAGVRYSF, encoded by the coding sequence ATGAAACTCTCTACACTGTTTCTTTTTTGCACGGGCGTTTTGCTTAGTTTACTCGCGGCGGGCCAGGAAACCGGCGGTGGCCTTACCGGGCGCATCCTCGACACGGCTGGTGCGCCGTTGGCCGGGGCCACCGTCACCGCCGTTCACCAGCCTTCAGGGACCCATTACGAGACCGTGACCTCCCCGGATGGGCGTTATCACCTGCCGGGGTTGCGTGTCGGCGGACCCTATATATTGAGCGTTAGTTATGCCGGTATGACCCCCAGGACGCTGGACATTGACCAGGTTCGATTGGGCGAAACACTTACACAGAATATAGCGCTTCAACCCGCCGTGCACGAGGTCGCCGGCGTGGTCATCAAGGCGGCTTCGGCCGCGCCCAGGGCCAATACCTTTGGCGCCGGTCTGAACATCGGCCGCGACCAGCTGCGCACCATGCCGACGGCGACGCGCAGCATCACCGACATGACCCGTCTCGTGCCCCAGGGCTCAAAAGATAATTCCTTTGCAGGCAGCAATTTCCGGTACAACAACGTCACCATCGACGGCGCCATCAACAACGACGCCATCGGCTTCAGCCCTAGCTTAGGCGGTCAGACGGGCACTTCTAACATGCCCGGTTCATCCACCCGGAACAACCCGATCTCCCTTGACGCCATCGAGGACATGCAGGTCTATCTCTCGCCCTACGACGTGACCCTGGGTAATTTCAGCGGGGGCAGCATTAACGCCGTCACCCGCAGCGGCACCAACAAAGTGACCGGCTCTATTTATACCTATGGCCGTAATGCCGCCATCACCGGACCGGACAATACCCATCAGGAGCAGGCGCGCAAAATGCCTTCCGACTTCCACGACTACCAGGTGGGCGCCCGGGTGGGGTTTCCGATCGTTAAAAACAAAGTTTTTTTCTTCACCAACGAAGAACTCACCCGCCGGGTGGATCCCATCCAGCAGGTAGCCGGTAGCGCCGCTTCTGGCGGCATCCTAAGCCTGGCAGATGCAGACAGCATCCGGTCGCACATGATCAACACCTATGGTATCGACCCGGGAACAGCGGGGGTGTACGACGTCTATTCCAATTCCAATAAATTCTTCAACCGCCTCGACTGGAATATCGGCCGTCGCACCCAACTCGTCTTGCGCAACAACACCATGCACTCCGAAGCCATCAATATGGAGCGCGACCAGTTCGACTTCCGTTTCGCAGGGATCGGCTATCAGCAGGTCAACAACCAGACGTCCACGGTAGCGGAACTCAAGACCCGTTTCAACAACCGCTGGTCCAACAGCTTCGTGGCAGGTTTTACGTCCATACACGACTTTCGCAACCCTTTAAGCGACCCCTCCATTCCCCAGGTGCAGATCGTGGGCCGGAGCCCCGGTTCCACCATCTTCCTGGGCACCGACCGGGAGGCCGCCATCTTCAACCAGAAACAGCGCACCATCGAGATTACCGACAACGTGACCTGGAACCTCGGCCGCCACACGATCACCATGGGGACCCACGACGAGCTGTACCACATCTCCTACGGCTTCGTCAATTCCTGGAACGGGCGCGTGACCTATCAAAGCATCGAAGACTTCCTGGCGAATAACCCCGAACGGGTGCAAGGGAACTATAACTTCGCGAACAACGCCCGCGCGTATATCCTCGCGCATCCGGGCGCCGTTTTCAACGTCAACTTGTACAGCGCCTACCTCCAGGACGAGGTGCAGGTATCCGACCGGTTCAAGGTAACCTACGGCCTGCGCGCCGATTATGATGTAGTGCCCTCGAAGCAACCGTTGAGTGAAAAAACGCGGACCGCCGTGTCAGACCCCAACTTTGGTTTTTCGTACACCTATACCCAGATGAACCAGATCAACCAAAGCTACCTTACCCGTCCGGAGATCTCCCCCCGCATCGGTTTCCGGGCCGATCCCCGCGGTGACCAGCGGGTCATCCTGAGGGGCGGCCTGGGTATCTTCACCAGCCGGATTCCCTTCGCCTGGCTGGGCTATGCCTTCTACAATAACGGAGACACGTACGGTTCTTTCGACCAGAAGACCGATGGCAACCCGCCCGCGCCCTTCGCCCCCGGCACCGACCCCCTGAAGCCCAACCAGGGGCAACCCGGGATCGCCGGCTTTATCGCCAACCAGGGTCGGATCGTGAACAACCCCAACGCCGGTCAGACCCAGGTAGACCTCATCGACAACCACTTCATCATGCCCGAGGTATTGCGCGGCAGCTTCGCGGTGGACTATACCGATAGGTTCGGCTTCAAATACACGTTCGAAGCGCTCTACACAAAGACTTTGAAGGACGTATTGTTCCAACAGGTCAATATCAAGGACAACCCGACCTACTATGCGTACGACTCCGCCCTCAACCAACGGAAACAACCCATCTTCGGCGGCAGCATCAACCCCCAGTTCGCCAACGCCTACGAGCTCAGCAATACCAACCGTGGCTACCGCTACAGCCTGACCGCACAGGTCAGCCGCAAATTCCCGAACGGCTTCCAGGCCATGGCCGCGTACACCTTCGGCCACTCCATGGACATATCCAACGGTATCCGGAACTCCATGGAGTCCAACTGGCAGGTCAACCAAGCGCTCAACCCCAACAACCCGGGCCTTGCTCCCTCCAATTTCGACCTCCGCCACCGCATCGTGGCAGACGCCGGGTATGAGGTCACCTGGCACGGCCACTGGCGGACCAGCGTCCTGTTGTTTTTCAGCGCCCAGTCCGGCGCCCCCTTTACCTATGGCTTTGTCAACTATACCGTGCAAAACACTCCTCAGCAGGTCAGCCTGGCGTATATCCCCCGCGTAGGGGAGTCGGTGAATTTCTTCCAGAGCTATACCGACAAGACCGGTCAATACCAAACCGCCGCCCAGCAAGCCGCCGCCTTCGACGCCTTTATCGACAGCAGTCCTTATTTGCGTTCCCGCCGCGGAGACTTCACGCAGCGCAACGCCGTCACCACCCCCTGGAACAACGACCTCGACTTCCACTTCGGCCAGGAATTCGGGCTGGGCGGAAGCCGTGTTGTTTCTTTTACCCTCGACATCCTTAACCTAACCAACTTGCTCGACCCCAACTGGGGACGCGTGTACTTCGTACCCAATACCTACAATTCCACGGCCAGCGTGGGGCTGATCCCCTATATCCCCGCCCGCGTGTCGCAGGGGTATCCCATTTATCAGTTTATCAACCCGGGGAAGCCGTACTCGGTGGATTTTATGGCCAGCAGATGGCAGATGCAGGCGGGGGTGAGGTATAGTTTTTAA
- a CDS encoding Fic family protein codes for MRSVEKPPRMPQGGVALLKAMEELQAAGKFEELRQIEESSYPYWEKWKYLAKEWSCDPKKVWGAVKGQRYSQKTINFSGLEMHLNTPSFLQEQLHDLDMNLGGSLHTSDLIPTAEKQRYLVSSLMEEAIASSQLEGAATTRKLAKEMLESNRKPRNLSEQMIANNYTAMQWIVDHKDVTMTPDLILQIHQIITSGTLPDGREEGAFRTSDDVRIIDVQTGTILHTPPPSALLEKLMTEFCIFANDQRKENFFLHPISKAIIVHFLTGYIHPFADGNGRTARALFYWYLIKKGYWLIEYMSVSRVILGSKSQYARAYQYTELDENDLTYFVAYNLKCIGTALEELKKYISRKNKEKKTMLQLLRNTDYNERQQFMLQQILNEEKTTFTVSEIESKFDVSNQTARNDLNFLVEKGILDPKRLGRQIHFLVTIDAAKKIQSASTAR; via the coding sequence ATGAGGAGCGTCGAAAAACCACCCAGGATGCCCCAAGGAGGGGTAGCATTGTTAAAAGCCATGGAGGAACTGCAAGCTGCAGGAAAATTTGAAGAACTGCGACAAATAGAAGAATCCTCTTATCCCTATTGGGAAAAATGGAAGTATCTCGCTAAAGAATGGAGCTGTGATCCCAAAAAAGTTTGGGGTGCCGTCAAAGGGCAGCGCTACTCACAAAAGACCATCAATTTTAGTGGGCTGGAGATGCATCTCAACACGCCCTCATTTTTGCAGGAGCAGCTTCACGACCTCGATATGAACTTAGGTGGAAGCCTCCATACAAGCGATCTTATTCCAACGGCCGAGAAGCAACGCTACCTAGTCAGCTCCCTGATGGAAGAAGCTATTGCCTCTTCCCAGCTCGAAGGTGCTGCGACCACGCGAAAGCTTGCCAAAGAGATGCTCGAATCTAATAGAAAACCCAGGAACCTTTCCGAGCAGATGATCGCCAATAACTATACTGCCATGCAGTGGATTGTAGATCATAAGGATGTTACCATGACACCGGATCTTATCCTTCAGATCCATCAAATTATTACCAGCGGAACGCTTCCCGATGGTCGTGAGGAAGGAGCGTTCAGAACGTCAGATGATGTACGCATTATCGACGTGCAGACCGGAACAATTCTGCATACCCCGCCTCCCTCCGCTTTGCTAGAGAAGCTGATGACCGAATTTTGCATTTTTGCAAACGATCAACGAAAGGAAAACTTCTTCCTCCATCCCATATCCAAAGCCATCATTGTTCATTTCTTGACGGGATATATACATCCATTTGCAGATGGAAATGGCCGTACTGCCCGGGCATTGTTCTACTGGTACCTAATTAAAAAAGGGTATTGGCTCATCGAATACATGTCAGTATCCCGGGTTATTCTAGGCTCGAAGTCGCAGTACGCACGGGCTTATCAATACACAGAATTGGATGAAAATGATCTTACCTATTTCGTCGCCTATAATTTGAAATGCATTGGCACTGCCTTGGAGGAACTTAAAAAGTATATTTCGCGAAAGAACAAGGAAAAGAAGACGATGTTGCAGCTCCTTCGAAATACCGATTACAATGAACGACAACAGTTCATGCTTCAACAAATTCTCAATGAAGAAAAAACAACATTCACTGTATCTGAAATCGAGTCCAAATTCGACGTCAGCAATCAAACAGCCAGAAATGACCTAAATTTTCTGGTCGAAAAAGGCATTTTGGATCCCAAACGGCTGGGACGTCAAATTCACTTCCTGGTTACTATCGACGCCGCAAAAAAAATTCAAAGTGCCTCCACCGCAAGGTGA
- the thrS gene encoding threonine--tRNA ligase codes for MIKITFPDGAVRSYENGVTALDIAKSISEGLARKVLAANVNGQVWDATRPIQEDATLKLLTWDDADGKSTFWHSSAHLLAEAVEATFPGVKFWVGPPVENGFYYDMDLGDRHITEEDLARLEVKMAELAKQNNAYTRQEISKADAVKYFSDKGDEYKLDLLEGLQDGSITFYSQGAFTDLCRGPHIPATGAIKAIKLTNIAGAYWKGSEKNKMLTRVYGVTFPQQKELDEYLALLEEQKKRDHRKLGKDLGIFTFDDDIGPGLVLWMPNGTIIIEELEKLAKETESRAGYKRVVTPHIAKENLYLTSGHLPYYKDSMYPPMEMDGTNYYLKAMNCPHHHKIYAAEPRSYKDLPLRLAEYGTCYRYEQSGELFGLMRVRCLHMNDAHIYCSKEQFASEFEAVNQMYLKYFKLFGIDKYVMRLSLHEPSKLGQKYVDAPELWLETEAMVRKVLQDTGTPFIEVPDEAAFYGPKIDVQIWSTIGREFTLATNQVDFSQGRSFKLEYTTRDNKTDTPLIIHRAPLGTHERFIGFLLEHYAGKFPVWLAPTQVKVLPISDKFMDYARKVEAALRDAGVRAEIDDRSEKIGKKIRDTELAKVPYMVVLGEKEEAAGQVSIRRQGKGDLGSQPLDSFIRSVEEEARLRLSEN; via the coding sequence ATGATCAAAATCACATTCCCGGACGGCGCAGTTCGTTCGTATGAAAACGGAGTAACCGCACTGGACATAGCCAAATCGATCTCGGAAGGATTGGCCAGAAAAGTATTGGCGGCAAACGTCAATGGACAGGTTTGGGACGCGACCCGCCCCATACAGGAGGATGCTACGCTAAAGCTCCTGACTTGGGACGACGCGGACGGCAAGTCCACCTTTTGGCACTCTTCGGCACACTTGCTGGCCGAGGCGGTAGAAGCCACTTTTCCCGGCGTCAAGTTCTGGGTGGGCCCCCCCGTGGAAAACGGGTTTTACTATGATATGGACCTGGGGGACCGGCACATCACCGAGGAAGACCTCGCCAGGCTGGAGGTAAAGATGGCCGAGCTGGCCAAACAAAACAACGCCTACACCCGTCAGGAGATCTCCAAGGCGGACGCGGTCAAATATTTTAGCGACAAAGGAGACGAGTACAAGCTGGACCTGCTGGAAGGCCTCCAGGACGGCTCGATCACCTTTTATTCCCAGGGGGCATTTACCGACCTCTGCCGGGGGCCCCATATCCCCGCCACCGGGGCGATCAAAGCGATCAAGCTCACCAACATCGCGGGTGCCTACTGGAAAGGAAGTGAGAAAAATAAGATGCTGACACGCGTGTACGGCGTTACTTTTCCTCAACAAAAAGAACTCGACGAATACCTCGCGCTGCTGGAAGAACAAAAGAAGCGCGACCACCGGAAACTGGGCAAGGACCTGGGGATCTTTACGTTCGACGATGACATCGGACCGGGCCTGGTGCTTTGGATGCCCAACGGGACCATCATCATCGAGGAACTGGAAAAGCTGGCGAAGGAAACCGAATCCAGGGCGGGCTACAAACGCGTGGTCACGCCCCATATCGCCAAGGAAAACCTGTACCTGACCAGCGGGCACCTGCCTTATTACAAGGACAGTATGTATCCCCCCATGGAGATGGACGGGACCAACTACTACCTGAAGGCGATGAACTGCCCTCACCACCATAAGATCTACGCGGCCGAACCCCGGAGCTATAAGGACCTGCCCCTGCGGCTGGCCGAATACGGGACTTGTTACCGGTACGAACAGTCCGGGGAGCTCTTCGGGCTGATGCGGGTGCGCTGTCTGCACATGAACGACGCCCACATCTATTGTTCCAAGGAGCAGTTTGCGAGCGAGTTCGAGGCGGTCAACCAGATGTACCTGAAGTATTTCAAGCTCTTCGGGATCGACAAATACGTGATGCGGTTGTCCCTGCACGAACCGTCCAAGCTGGGTCAGAAGTACGTGGACGCCCCCGAACTCTGGCTGGAAACCGAGGCCATGGTCCGGAAAGTCCTCCAGGATACCGGGACGCCCTTTATCGAGGTGCCCGACGAGGCCGCCTTTTATGGCCCCAAAATCGACGTTCAGATTTGGAGCACGATCGGGCGTGAGTTTACCCTGGCCACCAACCAGGTCGACTTTAGCCAGGGCCGGAGCTTTAAACTGGAATATACGACCCGGGACAACAAGACGGATACCCCGCTGATCATCCACCGGGCGCCCCTGGGCACCCACGAACGCTTTATCGGCTTCCTCCTGGAGCACTACGCGGGGAAATTCCCCGTCTGGCTGGCGCCCACCCAGGTTAAAGTGTTGCCCATCAGCGACAAATTCATGGATTACGCCCGGAAGGTGGAAGCAGCCCTAAGGGACGCAGGGGTCCGTGCCGAGATCGACGACCGGAGCGAAAAGATTGGGAAAAAGATCCGCGACACCGAGCTCGCCAAGGTTCCGTATATGGTTGTATTGGGGGAAAAGGAGGAAGCGGCCGGACAGGTTTCCATCCGCCGCCAGGGGAAAGGGGACCTGGGCAGTCAACCCCTGGACTCCTTTATTCGTTCAGTAGAAGAGGAAGCAAGACTCCGACTTTCGGAAAATTAG
- the infC gene encoding translation initiation factor IF-3: protein MEPEHRINDRIRVPQVRLVGDNVTVGVYPTDQARRMAFDQGLDLVEISPTADPPVCKIIDYNKFLYEKKRKEKEMKAKSKASEVKEVRFTPNTDDHDFDFKVKHALKFLEEGNKVKAYVQFKGRAIMFKERGELILLKFAERLAEHGVLEGMPKMEGKRMLTMFAPKPASAKKKKEGGAA from the coding sequence GTGGAGCCGGAACACCGAATCAACGATCGCATCAGGGTCCCCCAGGTTAGGCTGGTGGGCGACAACGTAACCGTCGGCGTTTACCCGACAGACCAGGCCAGGAGAATGGCCTTCGACCAGGGCCTTGACCTGGTAGAAATCTCTCCCACGGCGGATCCCCCCGTTTGCAAAATCATCGACTATAACAAGTTCCTTTACGAGAAGAAGCGGAAGGAAAAGGAAATGAAGGCGAAGAGCAAGGCTTCCGAAGTAAAGGAAGTCCGCTTCACGCCCAATACCGACGACCACGACTTCGACTTCAAGGTGAAACACGCATTGAAGTTCCTCGAAGAAGGCAATAAGGTTAAAGCATACGTCCAGTTCAAGGGCCGTGCCATCATGTTCAAGGAACGCGGTGAGCTGATCCTGCTGAAATTCGCGGAACGCCTCGCAGAACACGGGGTCCTGGAAGGGATGCCGAAGATGGAAGGCAAGCGTATGCTGACGATGTTCGCCCCCAAACCCGCCAGCGCCAAGAAAAAGAAGGAAGGCGGCGCCGCTTAA
- a CDS encoding glutamate-5-semialdehyde dehydrogenase produces the protein MNYFERARDAVRHLHILTPEITNEVLSAIAQALVGSSPDILAANALDCARMDPADPKYDRLLLTETRIAGIAADMANVASLPSPLGHSLEEKTLNNGLHITRISVPLGVVGMIYEARPNVTADAFSLCFKTGNVALLKGGSDADDSNRAIVRVIHGVLERFGIHPDVVQLLPPERASTTALLQAVGWVDVVIPRGSNQLIQYVRENARVPVIETGAGVVHTFVDASADLAKAAAVIHNAKTRRVSVCNALDCLLVHSALLGALPQLVGAMAGAAAHGEAGAGGAAHGVELRADPRALEALNGRYPATLLKPATETDFGTEFLAMTLAIKTVDSFEEALEYIRKHSSGHSEAILTEDTAHADRFVHAVDAAAVYVNTSTAFTDGAQFGLGAEIGISTQKLHARGPMGLEALTSYKWIVRGDGQVRPG, from the coding sequence ATGAACTATTTCGAACGGGCGCGCGACGCGGTGCGCCATCTGCATATACTCACCCCTGAGATAACCAACGAAGTATTGTCCGCGATAGCGCAGGCCCTTGTCGGGTCTTCGCCGGATATTTTAGCAGCCAACGCCCTCGATTGCGCGCGCATGGACCCCGCCGATCCCAAATACGACCGGCTCTTACTCACGGAGACGCGTATCGCAGGGATCGCCGCGGACATGGCCAACGTCGCGTCCCTCCCCTCCCCTTTGGGTCACTCGCTCGAAGAAAAGACGCTGAACAACGGCTTACACATCACCCGTATCTCCGTGCCGCTGGGTGTGGTGGGCATGATCTATGAGGCGCGGCCCAACGTCACGGCCGACGCCTTCTCGCTTTGTTTCAAAACGGGAAACGTCGCCCTGCTCAAGGGAGGCAGCGACGCCGACGACTCCAACCGCGCCATCGTGCGCGTGATCCACGGGGTCCTGGAGCGCTTTGGCATCCACCCCGACGTGGTGCAACTGCTGCCGCCCGAACGCGCGTCCACTACGGCGCTTCTTCAAGCCGTCGGCTGGGTGGACGTGGTCATCCCACGGGGAAGCAACCAGCTCATTCAATACGTGCGCGAGAACGCGCGGGTGCCGGTGATTGAAACCGGGGCGGGCGTGGTGCACACATTCGTGGATGCGTCTGCCGATCTTGCGAAAGCCGCTGCGGTCATCCACAATGCGAAGACCCGGAGGGTGAGTGTGTGCAACGCGCTTGATTGTTTGCTCGTGCATTCCGCGCTGCTGGGGGCGTTGCCGCAGTTGGTGGGGGCGATGGCCGGTGCAGCGGCGCATGGCGAAGCCGGCGCCGGGGGCGCCGCACACGGCGTCGAACTCCGCGCCGATCCCCGTGCGCTGGAAGCGCTGAACGGCCGCTATCCGGCCACGCTGCTGAAACCCGCGACCGAAACCGACTTCGGCACAGAATTCCTGGCAATGACGCTCGCCATAAAAACGGTGGACAGTTTTGAAGAAGCCCTCGAATATATCCGCAAACACAGCTCCGGGCACAGCGAGGCCATCCTGACGGAGGACACCGCGCACGCGGACCGTTTCGTACACGCGGTGGACGCAGCGGCGGTGTATGTGAACACCTCCACGGCATTCACGGACGGCGCCCAATTCGGGCTCGGGGCGGAGATCGGGATCAGCACGCAAAAGCTGCACGCGAGGGGGCCTATGGGGTTGGAGGCCCTGACGAGTTACAAATGGATCGTCCGGGGAGACGGACAAGTGCGGCCGGGTTAA
- the proB gene encoding glutamate 5-kinase has translation MDYKRLVIKIGSNVLTGPDGLPDRLRMERLVEEIASLKKEGREVVVVSSGAVASGRALVSVPERADEVAARQLLASVGQVELIRRYADLFRGFDLVVSQVLVTKEDFRDKTHYRNMLSCLEILLSEQIIPVVNENDVISVSELMFTDNDELAGLIASMIGANALIILSNVDGLYTGDPRDPGSVLLEEVLPTLSDLSGYISTSKSNFGRGGMLTKSHMARKTARLGIAVHIANGKKDHILAGVLNGSVPHTRFLPLRKPSGQKRWIAHASAKGRVFINDGARAALLGSKASSLLPVGITRITGDFNKNDVVEIADAHDHLIGLGMARYGSETARGLIGKHNEPPLVHYDYLYIQEDTKG, from the coding sequence ATGGATTATAAAAGACTGGTGATCAAAATCGGGTCGAACGTGCTCACGGGCCCGGACGGACTTCCGGACAGACTCCGGATGGAGCGCCTCGTGGAGGAGATCGCATCGCTGAAAAAGGAAGGCCGGGAGGTCGTGGTGGTCTCCTCGGGGGCGGTGGCCTCCGGGAGGGCGCTCGTGTCCGTCCCCGAGCGGGCCGACGAAGTCGCCGCCCGGCAGCTCCTGGCCTCGGTGGGCCAGGTGGAGCTGATCCGCCGGTATGCAGACCTTTTCCGCGGCTTCGACCTGGTGGTTTCCCAGGTATTGGTGACTAAAGAGGACTTCCGGGACAAGACGCACTACCGGAATATGCTGAGTTGTTTGGAGATCCTGCTGAGCGAACAGATCATCCCGGTCGTCAACGAGAACGACGTGATCTCCGTGTCGGAGCTGATGTTTACGGACAACGACGAGCTCGCGGGGCTTATTGCTTCCATGATCGGGGCGAATGCGCTCATTATTCTGTCCAATGTAGACGGCTTGTACACGGGGGATCCACGCGATCCGGGGTCGGTGTTGCTCGAAGAAGTGCTCCCGACCTTATCGGATCTTTCGGGGTATATCAGCACCTCCAAGTCCAACTTCGGCCGCGGGGGCATGCTCACCAAGTCGCACATGGCCCGCAAGACGGCCAGGCTGGGCATCGCCGTACACATCGCCAATGGGAAAAAAGACCATATCCTTGCCGGTGTCTTGAATGGCAGTGTTCCGCATACGCGTTTTCTTCCTTTGCGGAAACCCTCGGGCCAGAAGCGCTGGATCGCGCACGCGTCCGCTAAAGGTCGCGTTTTTATAAACGACGGTGCCCGCGCGGCATTGCTGGGCTCGAAGGCCTCCAGCCTGCTGCCCGTGGGCATCACCCGCATCACCGGGGACTTCAACAAGAACGACGTGGTGGAGATCGCCGACGCGCATGATCACCTCATCGGGCTGGGCATGGCGCGGTATGGCTCCGAAACCGCGCGGGGGCTCATCGGCAAGCACAACGAACCGCCCCTGGTGCATTATGACTACCTTTACATACAGGAAGACACAAAAGGATGA
- a CDS encoding MmcQ/YjbR family DNA-binding protein produces the protein MTADDLRALTADLPKVTEDIKWEDNLTFLVGDKIFAIAGLAGNRVGFKVSEEDFAELTGRDDIIQAPHFARGQWVQVNRPGALSRQEWKDYLKKSYTLVLEKLPKKTRKELGI, from the coding sequence ATGACCGCAGACGACCTCCGGGCGCTAACCGCCGACCTGCCAAAGGTGACCGAAGACATCAAATGGGAAGACAACCTCACTTTCCTGGTGGGGGACAAGATTTTCGCCATCGCCGGTCTCGCCGGCAACCGGGTGGGTTTCAAGGTCTCGGAGGAGGACTTTGCCGAGCTTACCGGCAGGGACGACATCATACAAGCCCCCCATTTCGCCCGGGGCCAGTGGGTCCAGGTGAACCGCCCCGGGGCCCTGTCCCGCCAGGAATGGAAGGACTATTTGAAGAAATCCTACACGCTCGTCCTGGAAAAACTCCCCAAAAAGACCCGGAAAGAATTGGGGATCTGA